The Chroicocephalus ridibundus chromosome 3, bChrRid1.1, whole genome shotgun sequence genome has a segment encoding these proteins:
- the HHIPL2 gene encoding HHIP-like protein 2 isoform X2, with the protein MNEPYYEAVQDFYTSDLKKPMLKEANVWPCTGKSISSSGVSFSCPHAFLCLSLLCLTGSLLGHPQCLDYRPPFQPPVHLEFCSAYENFGCCDQERDNSIAAKYWDIMDYIDPRGRKLCGTYIKDILCQECSPYAAHLYDAENPRTPLRNLPGLCFDYCSEFHFNCRSAISLLTSDKHMQECCETNKTCFCNLLHLQDEDYCFPNVLKNTALNRNLGSVVEDRKGCLQLCLTEVANGLRNPVLMVHANDHTHRMFVAEQVGVIWVYLPDGSRLEEPFLDIKSIVLATPWIGDERGFLGMAFHPEYKYNRKFYIYYSYMDKNRVEKIRISELKVLASDVNKADPLSERNLLELEEPAANHNGGQLLFGVDGYMYLFTGDGGKAGDPFGKFGNAQNKSALLGKVLRIDVDGKSPDGKPYRIPPDNPFVSDPKARPEVYAYGVRNMWRCAVDRGDPVTKKGRGRIFCGDVGQNRFEEIDIVVKGGNYGWRAKEGFECYDTKLCHNSSLHDILPIFAYGRNVGKSVTGGYVYRGCESPNLNGLYIFGDFMNGRLMALQEEEKTNKWKKQDICIGSTKACAFPGMISSYSKFIISFAEDEAASGCFFGTNKFKKYIFIHTKVTFWRATDMR; encoded by the exons ATGAATGAACCATACTACGAAGCAGTCCAGGATTTCTATACATCTGACCTCAAGAAACCTATGCTGAAGGAAGCAAATGTTTGGCCATGCACTGGAAAGAGCATCAGCAGCTCTGGAGTTTCCTTTTCTTGCCCACATGcctttctttgcctctccttGTTGTGCCTGACGGGCAGTCTGCTGGGGCATCCTCAGTGTCTGGATTACAGGCCACCTTTCCAGCCCCCTGTTCACCTGGAGTTCTGCTCTGCCTATGAAAACTTTGGCTGCTGTGACCAGGAGAGAGACAACAGCATTGCAGCAAAATACTGGGACATCATGGATTATATCGATCCCCGGGGACGTAAACTGTGTGGAACGTATATCAAAGATATCCTGTGTCAG GAATGTTCCCCATATGCTGCACATCTCTATGATGCAGAAAACCCTCGGACACCTCTAAGAAACCTCCCAGGGCTTTGTTTTGACTACTGCTCTGAGTTTCACTTCAACTGCCGCTCTGCCATCAGCCTGCTAACGAGTGATAAGCACATGCAAGAATGCTGCGAGACAAACAAGACGTGCTTTTGCAACCTCCTTCACCTACAGGATGAGGACTACTGCTTCCCCAACGTGCTGAAGAACACGGCCCTCAACCGCAACCTGGGCTCAGTGGTGGAGGACCGCAAAGgttgcctccagctctgcctgacCGAGGTTGCCAACGGCCTGAGGAACCCGGTGCTCATGGTGCACGCAAATGACCATACCCACCGCATGTTCGTAGCTGAGCAGGTGGGAGTGATCTGGGTCTACCTACCTGATGGCAGCCGTCTGGAGGAGCCCTTTTTGGATATTAAAAGCATAGTGCTGGCCACGCCGTGGATAGGGGATGAGAGGGGCTTTCtgggcatggctttccatccagAGTACAAGTACAACAGGAAGTTTTATATCTATTACTCATACATGGATAAGAACCGGGTGGAAAAGATCAGGATCAGTGAATTGAAGGTTTTAGCATCTGATGTCAACAAAGCTGACCCACTCTCAGAAAG gaatcttTTGGAGCTTGAAGAACCAGCTGCAAATCATAATGGTGGGCAGCTGCTCTTCGGTGTGGATGGCTACATGTATCTGTTCACAGGGGATGGAGGGAAAGCTGGAGACCCTTTTGGAAAATTTGGGAATGCTCAGAACAA GAGTGCTTTGTTGGGAAAAGTCTTGAGGATTGACGTGGATGGAAAAAGCCCTGATGGAAAGCCTTATCGCATCCCTCCTGATAATCCATTTGTGTCGGATCCCAAGGCCCGCCCTGAGGTTTATGCTTATGGGGTCAGGAATATGTGGCGCTGCGCTGTTGACAGAGGGGACCCTGTCACgaaaaagggaagagggaggataTTTTGTGGGGATGTTGGTCAGAACAGATTTGAAGAAATTGACATTGTTGTTAAAGGAGGAAACTACGGCTGGAGAGCAAAGGAGGGATTTGAATGCTACGACACAAAGCTTTGCCACAATTCCTCTTTGC ATGACATTCTTCCAATATTTGCATATGGCCGCAACGTGGGCAAGTCAGTCACTGGAGGTTATGTATACAGAGGATGTGAATCGCCCAACTTGAACGGCCTCTATATTTTTGGTGATTTCATGAACGG TCGACTTATGGCTTTACAGGAAGAGGAGAAGACAAATAAGTGGAAGAAGCAAGATATCTGCATTGGTAGCACAAAAGCTTGTGCTTTCCCTGGAATGATCAGTTCTTATAGCAAATTCATCATCTCCTTTGCTGAGGATGAAGCAG CTTCTGGCTGCTTCTTTGGtacaaacaagtttaaaaaatacatatttatacacaCGAAAGTAACCTTTTGGAGGGCCACTGACATGAGGTAA
- the TAF1A gene encoding TATA box-binding protein-associated factor RNA polymerase I subunit A: MDGFLEEEEEEAAVAATKKKAAVGSALLPALHLPFLPPHLYQPASSHEYKLNFKKSKEMCLSYIQDAMLQKQWKKAAEFLTFYIESLEKDFSTEYVSPSEMIWRIGTEILCHHSRSSMKELNSFTEQMKSLGVKRYLKVCLEHTFHLLCNGLIDEAYQNLSLSESWRFGEQTVIQDKEMKLIKAYKGLLDYYNWSKQKNILLEHGQDGFEDLSVEQEMHSYFRKAAVNLKEIIKIPGVWDLFVKCYVDLLEFYGDHNEARQVLNEYAYNSKFPANPNAHVYLYQFLKRHGESKKSLVSALKILHEVVPSHELMIDFNIMLQKSKKRKRRRLGLEVIFAVLDYAGWKENIKAWSCLAKQVKQIVISEKHLDWIQQEWNSRKDWWPAFHFSRYSAKRNWQENESLSYEKALVAGILLGRGCKYFKYVSHQGCKAQVKRFRILKKFVNKHNPVYLRISGLSDCSVQP, encoded by the exons ATGGACGGCttcctggaagaggaggaggaggaagcagcggTAGCGGCGACGAAGAAGAAGGCGGCGGTGGGGAGCGCCCTGCTGCCGGCCCTGCACCTTCCCTTCCTGCCGCCGCACCTCTACCAGCCGG catCTTCCCATGAATACAAGTTAAACTTCAAGAAGAGCAAGGAAATGTGTTTAAGTTACATTCAGGATGCCATGCTacaaaagcagtggaaaaaggCTGCAGAGTTTCTGACCTTCTATATTGAGTCACTAGAGAAGGACTTTTCCACAGAATACGTGAGTCCATCTGAG ATGATTTGGAGAATAGGAACTGAAATTCTGTGCCATCATTCCCGTAGCAGCATGAAAGAGTTGAACTCTTTCACAGAACAGATGAAATCTTTAGGAGTAAAAAGGTATTTGAAG GTTTGTTTAGAGCACACCTTTCATCTCCTTTGTAATGGACTAATAGATGAAGCTTACCAAAACCTATCCTTGTCAGAAAGTTGGAGGTTTGGAGAGCAAACAGTCATTCAGGATAAAGAAATGAAACTGATTAAGGCTTACAAGGGACTGTTGGACTACTATAACTGGTCTAAGCAGAAGAACATCCTGTTAGAGCATG GTCAGGATGGATTTGAAGACTTGTCTGTTGAACAGGAAATGCACAGTTACTTTCGGAAGGCAGCAGTGAACTTAAAGGAGATCATTAAAATACCCGGAGTCTGGGATCTCTTTGTGAAATGCTATGTGGAT TTGTTGGAGTTCTACGGAGACCATAATGAAGCCCGCCAAGTATTAAATGAGTATGCCTACAACTCAAAGTTTCCTGCTAATCCCAACGCTCATGTTTACCTCTATCAGTTCCTGAAGAGACATGGTGAATCAAAGAAATCACTCGTATCTGCACTCAAG atcttgCATGAGGTTGTTCCTTCTCATGAACTAATGATAGATTTTAATATCATGCTTCAAAAATCAA agaaaagaaaaagacgtCGCCTGGGGCTAGAAGTTATTTTTGCAGTCTTGGATTATGCTGGCTGGaaggaaaatataaaagcatGGAGCTGTTTGGCAAAACAAGTGAAACAAATTGTAAT CTCTGAGAAGCATCTTGACTGGATCCAGCAAGAGTGGAACTCCAGAAAGGACTGGTGGCCAGCCTTCCATTTTAGCCGTTACTCGGCAAAAAGGAATTGGCAGGAAAATGAAAGCCTTTCATATGAAAAAGCTCTGGTAGCTGGAATCTTGCTGGGAAGGG gtTGCAAGTACTTTAAATATGTATCGCACCAAGGCTGCAAGGCTCAGGTGAAAAGGTTTCGAATACTGAAGAAATTTGTGAATAAGCACAATCCTGTCTACCTGAGAATATCTGGTCTTTCAGATTGCTCTGTACAACCTTGA